A DNA window from Mytilus edulis chromosome 14, xbMytEdul2.2, whole genome shotgun sequence contains the following coding sequences:
- the LOC139503413 gene encoding carbohydrate sulfotransferase 14-like, with amino-acid sequence MKRRSTLLIRKVLKHKTSWIVAGFICYSVLMLTNNLYKAEDRWIEVELGKGVTMENMINVSRPETIKDHTIGAIMKSRKHNLDKQCYNRIDIGRSDEDNFKAHMQFVPEEKMVYCGIEKVGSTFWRRLIQLLHTHELRSPYSIKPRDCMQNYKSLQSQKLDNYDDILKENSKFLFVRDPYSRLLSGYLDKIFSPNPYYWYLIGSKAVEFTRKQKKHCGHDVTFPEMVEYFIHTEEQNKDRDGHFLPATDHCRPCFIKYDYIGKMETFADDVHFILKEFNLENYTSVLKDFKTDSILDSITDTVETFRDVRSTFTKCLSIYGGLQRIWRKLQIRGIISEQIKFPFNKNDATKFKPSSQTFKNAIINAHIESKKQYNNLKDQKRKYLISAYNLLPLATMDKLQKIFQNDFQIFGYDKRPDYLYQPRQKNIVDIFKL; translated from the exons ATGAAGAGAAGGTCAACCTTGCTGATCAGAAAAGTCTTAAAACACAAAACGTCATGGATTGTGGCCGGGTTTATATGCTATTCAGTGTTGATGCTAACAAACAATTTATACAAAG CGGAAGATAGATGGATTGAAGTAGAATTAGGTAAAGGAGTTACTATGGAAAAtat GATAAATGTTTCGAGGCCAGAAACAATTAAG GACCATACAATAGGTGCAATCATGAAGAGTAGAAAACATAACCTAGACAAGCAGTGCTACAACAGGATTGACATTGGAAGGTCAGATGAGGACAATTTCAAGGCACATATGCAATTTGTCCCAGAGGAAAAGATGGTATATTGTGGAATTGAGAAAGTGGGGTCGACATTTTGGCGACGTCTTATTCAGTTACTCCATACACATGAACTTCGAAGTCCGTACTCAATTAAACCTCGGGATTGTATGCAAAACTATAAATCTTTGCAATCTCAGAAGCTTGACaattatgatgatattttaaaagaaaattctaaatttttattcGTTCGAGACCCTTACTCAAGATTATTATCCGGATATTTGGATAAGATTTTTTCTCCTAACCCATATTATTGGTATTTAATTGGGTCAAAAGCTGTGGAGTTTACACGAAAACAGAAAAAACACTGTGGACACGATGTTACGTTTCCGGAAATGGTGGAATATTTCATACACACCGAAGAACAAAATAAAGATCGAGATGGACATTTTTTACCAGCAACGGACCATTGTCGGCCATGTTTTATAAAGTATGATTACATTGGTAAAATGGAGACATTTGCAGATGatgttcatttcattttgaaagaattcaatcttgaaaattatacgtctgttttaaaagattttaaaacggACTCCATTTTAGATTCGATAACAGACACTGTTGAAACTTTTCGAGACGTCCGCAGTACGTTTACTAAGTGTTTAAGTATATACGGAGGATTGCAAAGGATATGGAGAAAACTACAAATACGTGGAATTATTTCAGAACAAATTAAATttccttttaataaaaatgaTGCAACCAAATTTAAACCTAGTtctcaaacatttaaaaatgccatAATTAATGCTCATATTGAATCgaaaaaacaatataataatTTGAAAGACCAAAAACGAAAATATCTTATAAGTGCGTACAATCTTCTACCATTAGCCACAATGGATAAATTGcagaaaatattccaaaatgactttcaaatatttggataTGATAAAAGACCAGACTATTTATACCAACCTCGACAGAAAAATATAGTAGATATTTTTAAGctataa